A part of Cryptococcus decagattii chromosome 2, complete sequence genomic DNA contains:
- a CDS encoding glycerol-3-phosphate dehydrogenase (NAD(+)): MSPASTAPSSPEVVQQFSDLDIGSTVTTPAVTRPSSPSPPSLPPSPLSSGKHKIAIIGSGSWGTALAKIAAENAWRRKDDFHSEVRMWVREKIVNGKRLTHIINKTHLNSRYLPDVVLPRNLVAVPHLKEVVKDATLIVFVVPHQFLHTVLNELAKPGVLLRGAKAVSAIKGVEVNGTDIQTFASLIEAKVGLPCSALSGANIALEVAMGQFCETTIGCPTHDQSLLWHAVFNAPSFRVNTVEDVSGVSLAGALKNVVALAAGMVDGLGLGGNTKAAIMRIGLKEMTGFCLEFFAGSQPETFSNESAGVADLTVTCFSGRNRKCAEEFVKSGQSFDVIEKKLLNGQKLQGTATAEEVNAFLVARKRAHAYPLFEKVYKIAFEGMPPKNLVVGL, from the exons ATGTCTCccgcctccaccgccccttcctcccctgAGGTTGTCCAGCAGTTCTCTGACCTCGATATCGGTTCTACCGTCACAACCCCAG CGGTGACCCgtccctcctctccctctcctccatcactccctccttctccactttCCAGTGGAAAGCACAAAATTGCCATCATCGGCTCCGGATCGTGGGGAACTGCTCTCGCCAAGATTGCTGCCGAAAATGCCTGGCGCCGCAAGGATGACTTCCACTCTGAGGTCAGGATGTGGGTGCGTGAGAAGATT GTGAACGGCAAGCGTCTTACGCACATTATCAACAAAACGCACCTTAACTCGCGATATCTTCCCGACGTCGTTCTTCCTCGGAACCTTGTTGCTGTCCCCCATCTTAAAGAAGTCGTTAAGGATGCGACTCTCATCGTCTTTGTCGTACCCCATCAGTTCCTGCACACTGTTCTTAATGAACTTGCAAAACCCGGTGTTCTTTTACGCGGTGCGAAGGCTGTTAGCGCCATTAAAGGCGTGGAGGTGAATGGTACCGACATTCAAACATTTGCTAGCTTGATTGAAGCCAAAGTTGGGTTGCCGTGCTCAGCCCTGAGCGGTGCCAATATCGCCCTTGAAG TGGCCATGGGTCAATTCTGTGAAACTACTATTGGTTGCCCTACACACGACCAATCTCTGTTATGGCACGCTGTCTTCAACGCGCCCTCTTTCCGAGTCAACACTGTGGAGGACGTCAGCGGAGTGTCTCTTGCTGGTGCACTCAAAAACGTGGTGGCACTCGCTGCTGGTATGGTGGACGGCTTGGGATTAGGAGGTAACACCAAAGCTGCCATTATGCGAATCGGTCTGAAGGAGATGACTGGATTCTGTTTGGAATTCTTTGCGGGCAGTCAACCTGAAAC CTTTTCCAACGAATCTGCGGGCGTCGCTGATCTCACTGTCACCTGTTTCTCTGGGAGGAATCGAAAATGCGCTGAAGAGTTTGTCAAATCTGGGCAGTCATTTGATGTTATCGAAAAGAAGTTGCTCAACGGCCAGAAACTTCAAGGTACCGCCACAGCCGAAGAAGTCAATGCGTTCCTTGTTGCGCGAAAGCGTGCTCATGCCTATCCGTTGTTCGAAAAGGTATACAAGATCGCTTTCGAGGGCATGCCCCCAAAGAACCTTGTTGTGGGGTTGTAA